The Phycisphaeraceae bacterium genome has a window encoding:
- a CDS encoding flagellar basal body L-ring protein FlgH, with product MQHPILRSRRTRPRAAQRTGVRRARAVLALTASMTVAVALAPAAPAQTEDDAPSNSLITRALRERASAPRTRDSHTLRDSSLFVVPPPRPREFALHDLVQIVVQETSNARSRAKLDTEKEYALKGKIAKWPHLDIMDLLNLQLRQGSGDNVPEVDLSFDKEFEGKGDYERRDDLTARLTAEVIEILPNGHLVLEARTSIRNDQENLVLKVTGICRPQDVTAANTILSNQLHDLVIDKVHTGELRRASEKGLIAKVFDALFAF from the coding sequence ATGCAGCACCCGATTCTTCGCAGCCGCCGCACCCGCCCGCGCGCCGCACAGCGGACCGGCGTCCGCCGGGCCCGCGCGGTCCTGGCGTTGACCGCGTCGATGACCGTCGCCGTCGCGCTCGCGCCCGCCGCCCCAGCGCAGACCGAGGATGACGCCCCCAGCAACTCGCTCATCACCCGCGCCTTGCGCGAGCGGGCGAGCGCCCCGCGCACCAGGGATTCGCACACCCTGCGCGACAGCAGTCTCTTCGTGGTGCCCCCGCCCCGCCCGCGCGAGTTCGCCCTGCACGACCTGGTGCAGATCGTCGTGCAGGAGACCAGCAACGCCCGCAGCCGGGCCAAGCTCGACACCGAGAAGGAGTACGCCCTCAAGGGCAAGATCGCCAAGTGGCCCCACCTGGACATCATGGACCTGCTCAATCTCCAGCTGCGACAGGGCAGCGGCGACAACGTGCCCGAGGTCGATCTCTCCTTCGACAAGGAGTTCGAAGGCAAGGGCGACTACGAGCGCCGCGACGACCTCACCGCCCGGCTGACCGCCGAAGTCATCGAAATACTCCCCAACGGCCACCTGGTGCTCGAGGCCCGAACCTCGATCCGCAACGATCAGGAGAACCTGGTCCTCAAGGTCACCGGCATCTGTCGGCCGCAGGATGTCACCGCCGCCAACACCATCCTGTCCAACCAGCTGCACGACCTGGTCATCGACAAGGTTCACACCGGCGAGCTGCGCCGCGCTTCCGAAAAAGGCCTCATCGCCAAGGTGTTCGACGCCCTGTTCGCCTTCTGA
- the flgA gene encoding flagellar basal body P-ring formation protein FlgA: protein MLRINTRLVLLAALTGALPATPAAADSVTLKRSVRMPNDRAHLTLGDVATLEGPIVEPLRDLTIWTNPDPASLQTLSLDAIRAALTDARVHWGSVHLSGGDVLVRPRPAHDGPGPRAMETASVTGVAPAQATEATANEFTADALVNEATIRGAVARRLVQHLRRPASDVRLTFEPRAAGAESLDQSPADRLIEIAPLSALDTDRVELAVRLWRDGRVERSFPVTLHLSLRLPVPVLSRDVSKGDAIDASMVASAHEWRKPSEARAIAAPESIAGRQAARPMRAGSPLLERDLEQQRVIRRGDRVVVRCLSGGIVITLEAEARAEGGVGDAIELRKFGERTAFSAVITGPGEAVIDLRSPTVVGR from the coding sequence ATGCTCAGGATCAACACCCGCCTCGTGCTCCTCGCCGCACTGACCGGCGCCCTTCCGGCCACGCCCGCGGCGGCTGACTCCGTCACCCTCAAGCGCTCCGTGCGCATGCCCAACGACCGCGCCCATCTGACGCTCGGCGACGTGGCGACGCTGGAAGGCCCGATCGTCGAGCCGCTGCGCGACCTGACGATCTGGACGAACCCCGACCCCGCGTCGCTGCAGACCCTGTCGCTCGACGCCATCCGCGCCGCCCTCACCGACGCCAGGGTTCACTGGGGTTCGGTCCACCTGAGCGGGGGGGATGTGCTGGTGCGTCCGCGCCCCGCCCACGACGGCCCCGGACCCAGGGCCATGGAAACCGCCAGCGTGACCGGCGTCGCCCCCGCCCAGGCGACCGAGGCGACGGCCAACGAGTTCACCGCCGACGCCCTGGTCAACGAGGCGACCATCCGCGGCGCCGTCGCCCGCCGCCTGGTGCAGCACCTGCGGCGTCCCGCATCGGACGTCCGGCTGACCTTCGAGCCGCGCGCCGCCGGCGCCGAATCGCTGGATCAATCGCCCGCCGACCGGCTCATCGAGATCGCGCCGCTCTCCGCGCTGGATACCGACCGCGTCGAACTCGCCGTGCGCCTGTGGCGCGACGGACGGGTGGAGCGGTCCTTCCCCGTCACGCTGCACCTGTCGCTGCGGCTTCCCGTTCCCGTGCTGTCGCGCGACGTGAGCAAGGGAGACGCCATCGACGCCTCGATGGTCGCGTCAGCGCATGAATGGCGCAAGCCCAGCGAAGCCCGCGCCATCGCGGCCCCGGAGTCGATCGCGGGCCGCCAGGCCGCCCGCCCCATGCGGGCCGGTTCGCCCCTGCTCGAGCGCGACCTCGAGCAGCAGCGCGTCATCCGCCGCGGCGACCGCGTCGTCGTTCGCTGCCTCTCCGGCGGCATCGTCATCACGCTCGAGGCCGAGGCCCGCGCCGAGGGCGGCGTCGGCGACGCCATCGAGCTGCGCAAGTTCGGCGAGCGAACCGCCTTCTCCGCCGTCATCACCGGCCCCGGCGAGGCCGTGATCGACCTGCGATCACCGACCGTGGTGGGACGCTGA
- the flgG gene encoding flagellar basal-body rod protein FlgG yields the protein MAIIALHSASTGLSALSTELDIIANNLANVNTHGFKASRANFQDLLYAEKAQPGVENANADQRPTGLYVGLGTKVSGTQLNFEQGPAQQTGRPLDLLIDGDGFFVVSVEADLGGVAYTRAGNFTINRDGEIVLANDQGRRLEPPITIPANVPPSAVTITSNGTVFVREPGATEDTELARIQIATFINPAGLRQIGENLYVPSAASGEASEGDPATDGRGTLVQGFLEGSNVDPVSELVALIKTQRAFEMNSQSIKAADEVLQNVANLRRF from the coding sequence ATGGCCATCATCGCCCTTCATTCCGCGTCCACCGGGCTGAGCGCGCTCAGCACCGAACTGGACATCATCGCCAACAACCTGGCGAACGTGAACACGCACGGCTTCAAGGCCAGCCGCGCCAACTTCCAGGATCTCCTGTACGCGGAGAAGGCCCAGCCGGGCGTCGAGAACGCCAACGCCGACCAGCGCCCGACGGGGCTGTACGTCGGCCTGGGCACGAAGGTCTCCGGCACGCAACTGAACTTCGAGCAGGGACCGGCGCAGCAGACGGGCCGCCCGCTCGACCTGCTGATCGATGGCGATGGCTTCTTCGTCGTGTCCGTCGAAGCCGACCTGGGCGGCGTGGCCTACACGCGGGCGGGCAACTTCACGATCAACCGCGATGGCGAGATCGTGCTGGCCAACGACCAGGGGCGCCGACTCGAGCCGCCCATCACCATTCCCGCCAACGTGCCGCCCAGCGCAGTCACGATCACCAGCAACGGCACCGTGTTCGTGCGCGAGCCGGGCGCCACCGAGGACACCGAGCTCGCCCGCATCCAGATCGCCACCTTCATCAACCCCGCCGGTCTGCGCCAGATCGGCGAGAACCTCTACGTGCCGTCCGCCGCCTCGGGCGAGGCCAGCGAAGGCGACCCCGCCACCGACGGTCGCGGCACGCTCGTGCAGGGCTTCCTCGAAGGTTCCAACGTGGATCCCGTCTCCGAACTCGTGGCCCTCATCAAGACGCAGCGAGCGTTCGAAATGAACAGCCAGTCAATCAAGGCGGCGGACGAAGTGCTGCAGAACGTGGCGAACCTCAGGAGGTTCTAA